Proteins from a genomic interval of Phalacrocorax aristotelis chromosome 3, bGulAri2.1, whole genome shotgun sequence:
- the LOC142055676 gene encoding uncharacterized protein LOC142055676 encodes MQFVFLHRYDFPLGTQTLREWLKRILYPTPKLRQLTQNSLEPKTRPLGPAPRPRPDRTPGPRPPPGQGEGGKGRGRARPGRPSAPLPRRAPATPAGRGLSPLRARRRAVAARTKWGSLKLPEAQAKGLGKGPHSSAHRERGLRGAAARRPPVGAERDGGGDWPERFPPGRPRTGGGVPPSTLGPGAAGHLPSARPHRAGQEALPRSGGNRTRARRSPLKVSNRFFNGSASHCFGDVGL; translated from the exons ATGCAATTTGTGTTTCTGCACCGTTATGATTTTCCTTTAGGAACCCAGACTCTAAGGGAATGGCTCAAAAGGATTTTGTATCCTACACCAAAGCTAAGACAATTAACGCAAAACTCCCTGGAGCCTAAAA cccGGCCCCTCGGCCCCGCTCCACGGCCCCGCCCCGACCGCACTCCCGGCCCAAGGCCTCcgccggggcagggggagggggggaaagggaggggccGCGCCAGGCCAGGCCGCCCCTCTGCGCCTCTCCCACGGCGCGCCCCCGCCACACCGGCTGGCCGTGGCCTTTCCCCGCTCCGGGCCCGGCGGAGGGCGGTGGCAGCCCGAACAAAGTGGGGGAGCCTAAAGCTACCCGAGGCACAAGCAAAAGGTCTGGGAAAAGGGCCCCACTCATCCGCCCACCGGGAGAGAGGCCTGCGTGGGGCCGCGGCCCGACGCCCGCCCGTGGGGGCGGAGAGAGACGGCGGCGGCGATTGGCCAGAGCGCTTCCCCCCGGGAAGGCCGCGGACAGGCGGGGGTGTTCCCCCGTCCACGCTCGGCCCCGGTGCCGCCGGTCACTTACCTAGCGCCCGCCCCCACCGGGCCGGGCAGGAGGCGCTTCCGCGGAGCGGCGGGAACCGGACCCGAGCGCGGCGCTCTCCGCTGAAG GTTTCTAACAGATTTTTCAATGGAAGCGCAAGCCACTGCTTTGGAGACGTAGGACTCTGA